In Primulina eburnea isolate SZY01 chromosome 3, ASM2296580v1, whole genome shotgun sequence, one DNA window encodes the following:
- the LOC140828298 gene encoding histone H3.2, with product MARTKQTARKSTGGKAPRKQLATKAARKSAPATGGVKKPHRFRPGTVALREIRKYQKSTELLIRKLPFQRLVREIAQDFKTDLRFQSSAVAALQEAAEAYLVGLFEDTNLCAIHAKRVTIMPKDIQLARRIRGERA from the coding sequence ATGGCTCGTACCAAGCAGACCGCTCGCAAGTCCACAGGAGGCAAGGCTCCGAGGAAGCAGCTTGCCACCAAGGCCGCCAGGAAGTCCGCTCCAGCCACCGGCGGAGTGAAGAAGCCCCACCGTTTCCGTCCCGGAACGGTGGCTCTGCGTGAGATCCGTAAGTACCAGAAATCCACCGAGCTTTTGATTCGCAAGCTTCCCTTCCAGAGGCTTGTCCGAGAAATTGCGCAGGATTTCAAGACGGATCTGAGGTTCCAGAGCTCCGCCGTGGCCGCGCTTCAGGAGGCCGCGGAGGCATATCTGGTCGGCCTGTTTGAGGATACTAACCTCTGTGCCATCCATGCTAAGAGGGTTACTATAATGCCTAAGGATATCCAGCTCGCTAGAAGAATCAGGGGTGAACGAGCTTAG